In the Fusarium oxysporum f. sp. lycopersici 4287 chromosome 9, whole genome shotgun sequence genome, one interval contains:
- a CDS encoding hypothetical protein (At least one base has a quality score < 10): MIEDKYIGLALAMTSALAIGTSFVITKKGLIQAEERHGFEGDGFVYLRNPLWWAGIATLGLGEVCNFAAYAFAPAILVTPLGALSVLIGAVLGSYFLNEELGTLGKLGSAICLIGAVIIVLHAPPDEEIETVDEILHYAIQPGFLLYAFAVVAFAVFMIYKIAPVYGRRNALIYLSICSTVGSISVMSVKAFGIALKLTFAGHNQFSHPSTYVFMILTAVCIVTQMNYFNKALASFPTNIVNPLYYVTFTTATLCASFILFSGFNTNDPVNTLSLLCGFLVTFTGVYLLNLSRGDPHGQRLTAGRGGSDATGTDMVSGLQTRLSMQARRSGDPSRHSMSSQRGDREGLIRAYDEEEAAGFALTDLASDSDEDVRHANGNGKASYDENIELDNRHKSGDR, from the exons ATGATTGAAGACAA GTATATCGGTCTGGCTCTTGCTATGACATCGGCCTTGGCCATCG GAACAAGCTTCGTTATTACAAAAAAG GGATTGATTCAAGCAGAAGAACGGCATGGCTTTGAAGGCGACGGCTTTGTCTACCTTCGAAATCCCCTGTGGTGGGCCGGTATTGCGACTC TTGGTCTAGGAGAAGTCTGCAACTTTGCCGCATACGCTTTCGCCCCTGCTATCCTCGTCACACCTCTTGGAGCTCTCAGTGTGCTCATTGGCGCTGTTCTTGGCTCGTACTTCCTCAACGAAGAGCTTGGTACGCTGGGCAAGCTCGGCAGTGCTATATGCCTGATCGGCGCTGTTATTATTGTTCTTCATGCGCCTCCGGATGAGGAGATCGAGACCGTCGACGAGATCTTGCACTACGCAATTCAGCCAG GTTTCCTTCTCTACGCCTTCGCCGTTGTTGCTTTCGCCGTCTTCATGATTTACAAGATCGCCCCTGTCTATGGCAGGAGAAACGCCCTCATTTATCTTTCCATCTGCTCCACCGTCGGATCCATTTCAGTCATGTCTGTCAAGGCCTTTGGTATTGCGCTTAAGCTTACTTTTGCTGGCCACAACCAGTTCAGCCACCCTTCGACATACGTTTTCATGATTTTAACGGCCGTATGCATTGTGACTCAGATGAATTACTTCAACAAAGCTCTTGCCAGCTTTCCCACCAACAT TGTCAACCCCCTCTACTACGTAACGTTCACCACCGCCACCCTCTGTGCCTCCTTTATCCTCTTCAGCGGATTCAACACGAACGACCCAGTCAATACTCTCTCGCTGCTTTGCGGATTCTTGGTTACTTTTACGGGCGTCTATCTCCTGAACCTTTCCAGGGGTGACCCCCATGGCCAAAGATTGACCGctggacgaggaggaagcgACGCCACCGGTACCGACATGGTTTCTGGTTTACAAACTCGTCTGAGCATGCAGGCAAGGAGGAGCGGCGATCCTTCACGACACAGCATGAGCAGCCAACGTGGAGACCGCGAGGGTCTCATTCGCGCAtacgacgaggaagaagctgctgGTTTCGCTCTGACCGACCTCGCCTCGGATAGTGACGAAGATGTTCGTCACGCCAACGGCAATGGCAAAGCGAGCTATGATGAAAACATCGAGCTCGATAACCGCCACAAGTCAGGCGATCGGTGA
- a CDS encoding 40S ribosomal protein S3, which yields MAHPGSQISKRRKFVADGVFYAELNEFFQRELAEEGYSGVEVRVTPTVTDIIIRATHTQEVLGEQGRRIRELTSLIQKRFKFPENSVSLYAAKVQNRGLSAVAQCESLRYKLLNGLAVRRACYGVLRFIMESGAKGCEVVVSGKLRAARAKSMKFTDGFMIHSGQPAKDFIDHATRHVLLRQGVLGIKVKIMRGSDPEGKAGPQKTLPDAVTIIEPKEEQAVLQPVSQDYGAKAAQAAQAAQDARVAEEEGGDEVQAVEQ from the exons ATGGCTCACCCCGGATCTCAGAT CTCCAAGCGGAGAAAGTTCGTCGCCGACGGTGTCTTCTACGCTGAGCTCAACGAGTTCTTCCAGCGCGAGCTCGCTGAGGAGGGCTACTCCGGCGTCGAGGTCCGCGTTACCCCCACCGTCACCGATATCATCATCCGAGCCACCCACACCCAGGAGGTTCTCGGCGAGCAGGGCCGCCGCATTCGCGAGCTCACCTCGCTCATCCAGAAGCGATTCAAGTTCCCCGAGAACTCCGTCTCCCTCTACGCCGCCAAGGTCCAGAACCGTGGTCTCTCCGCCGTCGCTCAGTGCGAGTCCCTGCGAtacaagcttctcaacggtCTCGCCGTCCGACGTGCTTGCTATGGTGTCCTccgcttcatcatggagTCTGGCGCCAAGGGTTGTGAGGTTGTCGTCTCCGGTAAGCTCCGTGCTGCCCGTGCCAAGTCCATGAAGTTCACCGACGGCTTCATGATTCACTCTGGTCAGCCCGCCAAGGACTTCATCGACCACGCTACCCGTCACGTTCTCCTCCGACAGGGTGTCCTGGgtatcaaggtcaagatcatGCGCGGCTCCGACCCTGAGGGCAAGGCCGGTCCCCAGAAGACTCTCCCTGACGCTGTCACCATTATCGAGCCCAAGGAGGAGCAGGCTGTCCTCCAGCCTGTCAGCCAGGACTACGGCGCTAAGGCCGCCCAAGCCGCTCAGGCTGCTCAGGATGCTCGAgttgctgaggaagagggtggtgatgaggtcCAGGCTGTTGAGCAATAA